In Rutidosis leptorrhynchoides isolate AG116_Rl617_1_P2 chromosome 6, CSIRO_AGI_Rlap_v1, whole genome shotgun sequence, the DNA window CCGATTAAAAAAAATTCGGCCCAAACCCGGACCCGTCAGGTCCCAATTTATTACTAACTAGCGGGTAAACGGGTTTCCACACGGGTATTCGGGTCTCCGCTTACTTACGAACTATCTGGGTAAACTGGTGTTTTCACGGGTATACGAGTCTTAATCGGGTATACGATTCGGGTAATCCGGATCGAGTAAGCGGGTATACGGGCCGGGTATATGGACTCGGATATCTTTTCGGGTATACGGGCTGGGTAATCGGATTTGTGTTTAAAATCATTCCCGGACCCGAACctgcaaaaaaaattaaaaaatcatcCCCATACCCGGCCCGAACCTGGTCCAAAAATATCGAGTTTCGAGTTTCCTCGTATAGATTTTTTTGCCATCCCTACATTTGACCATTAAAAAGTACGAGTATATCTTTATATTTACCTAAAAGCGATGTAAACACCAATAAAACATTTATTTCAAACGCATTACTTTAAGAACTAATGAGCATTAGTgtctctttatattttttttcaatgAGTTTCTAAGCGGAATTTATACACACAGGAAACAATATTTGATTTTGAATGGACAAATATTAAGCGACCTAACTAATGCATAATTCGAGAGTTGGGGATCCATTTTAAAGGAGGATATTATGGCTAACGTTTGGCCCTTTCATTTCCTTAGTTCGAGTAGTATCAATAAGTTTTCTATATGTCGAGAGAGTTGGATTTCGAATAAATAGCTTTGTTTAGCGTACTTTTTAATACCGAAGGATATTTTAGAAAGCAAGCATAAAATTACAAGATGTGAAGTGATTATGTATTGGATTTTGAAGAGAGTAATCGGAAACTCGGTGATCACACTCAGGTATTAAGATAGATGTTGACTAAGTCTGacatttacccattttgaccaattaATTTCTACTTTGACTAATTCATCCCAGTAAATCGCCAATTTTTAGTGACCGATTAACCAGATGTTGAACACTTAATCCCTTTTGACATAGCATTGACCGACCAACTATTGGACCGATTTTCATCATTGGGATCGGACCTCTAAAAAAGATAATCAGCAAAGTGATACCGAGTTCTTCAACACGGCTtgtcaatataaataataatgatgatatttacaCTTCCAGACAAGTGTCACAGTTCATAACTTGCATTGCATTTCTTTCAAAGACATAGTAATAAAGTAAATGTGTAGTCAAAGCCCATATCATACTTGTGAGATTCAACAAATTCTATATCTAGATCAGTTAGTTACTTACAAAAGCTTGTCACTAGATCATAACCTATTAAAAAGAAGTTAAGATTAGTCCTACACAAATGCAAAGCCATATCAGACCTTGGTAACATCTTAGGCATCCACCTAGAAGAACTGAACCCAAAATTCAAGTAGTCACTCCAAAACCTTTGTGCAATTGCCCAACTTCACCTTTCTTATTATAtatctaataatgataatgctGCAAATTTGTTTTGAACTACCAGGGAGTTATGTTTACCATGTTCCATTCCCCGTTCTTTAACACGTTTATCATGCGCAGCAGTACCTTGATTCTTCCCCTTTTCATTATCTTTGGATTTTTTATTCTTTGCTATCTCCCTTTCATCTTCACCACGTTCCATTCCTCGTGCTTTAACACTTTCATCATGTGTAACATTGTTAGGTGCCAAGTCTAGATTAACTTCATCAAAACGAGGCATACTTCTAACAATTTCAAGAATTGGAATGAGTTCTCTATGAACATAATTAAGCCGGTCCTCAGAAATCATCGATTCTGAATATAAATCTGAAATAAGAGATTTAAATGAAATAAGAGATTTAAATTAAACAGTACAGTCATCGTCACTACCCCAAGTCGTTATATCATCAAATgaatatacatcatcatcatcatgcgtaGCACCACCTTGATTCTTCCCCTTTCCGTTATCTTCAACTTTTTCATTAGTTGGTATCGCCCATTCATATTCCCGTCCGCAATCCATATCCCAAACCCAACCTCTACCCATTCCATATTCATATACAACTTCTTTGGCTTCCTTATACCTTGCTATCACCCCTTCTTCCAGTGAGAAGATTTCTGGATACCTGACAATAGATTTTCACAAAAATCAGTAATCAAAACACACACTGATtttttacatacataaaacaaattTAAAGACTTGCTAGTAATAGAAGTTTAAGTAAACTAAGAATGAACAAGGATATGCAAACTGATTGtgtattgattgatgaaatgtttaCAACCCTACACTTGCTTAAATACATCACAAATCACAAACATAATGATTAACACACCATAACACACCAACTAAGCCACACTAGTAAAGCTACTTTACACCTATCATACATGTAGAAATGAATCACTCAACATGGGCAAAAGTGTGCCAACAATAAAGCAAAATACCAAATTAATTAAAAGCAAATGAATCAAGATGGACACTTTGAGTTGGCATcaatattttaacactcccccttggtGCAAACTCCCGATCAACAATCCCTAACGCCTCTCGAAATTCTATGAACTTGGCCTTCATTAGAGCTTTAGTAAAGATATCGGCTACTTGAGCATTCATCCTTACATTTGCTAGCTCGATCTCCCCGCTTAGAACCttttcacgaataaaatgataTCTCATTTCAATATGCTTAGTACGAGCATGAAAAACTGGATTCGAAGCAAGCTTGATTGCACTTTCGTTGTCACATCTCAGTTTGACAACATAATCTACTTTTTCAAGTATGTCACCAATCAACCTTCTTAATCAAGTACATTCTTGAGCAGCCATTGTTGCAGCTATGTATTCCGCTTCCGTGCTAGACAAACCAACAACATCTTGCTTCTTGCTACACCATGAAATAACCGCGGAACCTATGTTAAAACAGTAACCCGAAGTTGAATGGCTATCATTTGCGTCTCCCATCCAATCTGCATCCACGAAACCATTTAACAAAACATTATCACACTTCTTATACCACAAGCCATGACCTATTGACCTATTGATCCTTTCATTTGGCGAGAAATACCATTTGTTTTACAATAAGTAAAGAAATCATTTGACATGAATTCTCCACCATTATCACTCCTAAGAGCTTTTACCTTTCTCCCAAATTCGGATTCGGCCGCTTCTTTGAACTCTATGAACTTTGATAAGGCTTCACTCTTCTCCTTTAAAAACTTCACCCAAGTATACCGAGAATAGTCATCAATTAACACCATGACATAGCAATGACCGCTATAACTTGGTGTTCTTGTTGGCCCC includes these proteins:
- the LOC139853163 gene encoding uncharacterized protein isoform X1: MSMGIVNDDYLVPPTSDIDTLLDKLSYNFLKGGALGFSRAVSDSMSYFPWHDKSRRKRILLFTGGGHVDLYVDVEDMKARGKSVKKWGVFVDVVNFWIEGPYEDSKRALDAFVDAVNVNENSHIIHIAADKTMTAFDDIISRYPEIFSLEEGVIARYKEAKEVVYEYGMGRGWVWDMDCGREYEWAIPTNEKVEDNGKGKNQGGATHDDDDVYSFDDITTWESMISEDRLNYVHRELIPILEIVRSMPRFDEVNLDLAPNNVTHDESVKARGMERGEDEREIAKNKKSKDNEKGKNQGTAAHDKRVKERGMEHGKHNSLVVQNKFAALSLLDI
- the LOC139853163 gene encoding uncharacterized protein isoform X2, whose translation is MSYFPWHDKSRRKRILLFTGGGHVDLYVDVEDMKARGKSVKKWGVFVDVVNFWIEGPYEDSKRALDAFVDAVNVNENSHIIHIAADKTMTAFDDIISRYPEIFSLEEGVIARYKEAKEVVYEYGMGRGWVWDMDCGREYEWAIPTNEKVEDNGKGKNQGGATHDDDDVYSFDDITTWESMISEDRLNYVHRELIPILEIVRSMPRFDEVNLDLAPNNVTHDESVKARGMERGEDEREIAKNKKSKDNEKGKNQGTAAHDKRVKERGMEHGKHNSLVVQNKFAALSLLDI